A window from Candidatus Nanoarchaeia archaeon encodes these proteins:
- a CDS encoding nitroreductase family protein, with protein sequence METLQAIATRRSVRKYIDKHVPWELVGRILAAGAAAPSAGNLQDWRFIIVRDDEKRKAITEACMLQSWMMQAPVHIVVIGEPAKLKRFYGTRGERLYSVQDSGAACQNMLLAAHDSGLGACWVGALDEEKLKILLKCPPETRPQAVITIGWPAEQPQKPEQFQMMNVSYIERWDGRIADVDYTLGYTSAAVRKTVKTAGNLLKRFHEWLVKKRSS encoded by the coding sequence ATGGAAACGCTGCAGGCAATAGCAACAAGGAGGAGTGTCCGGAAATACATCGACAAGCATGTTCCCTGGGAGTTGGTTGGGAGGATTCTTGCTGCAGGCGCAGCTGCCCCTTCTGCAGGCAACCTCCAGGATTGGAGGTTTATCATTGTCAGAGATGACGAGAAGAGGAAGGCGATAACAGAGGCCTGCATGCTGCAAAGCTGGATGATGCAGGCTCCGGTGCATATCGTGGTTATCGGAGAGCCTGCAAAGCTCAAGCGGTTCTACGGAACCCGGGGAGAGCGGTTATACTCTGTCCAGGACAGCGGCGCTGCCTGCCAGAACATGCTGCTGGCTGCCCATGATTCAGGCCTTGGAGCTTGCTGGGTCGGTGCATTGGATGAGGAAAAGCTGAAGATTCTCCTGAAATGCCCTCCTGAGACAAGGCCGCAGGCAGTGATCACAATTGGCTGGCCTGCAGAGCAGCCCCAAAAGCCTGAGCAGTTCCAGATGATGAATGTCTCATATATTGAGAGATGGGATGGAAGGATTGCAGATGTGGATTACACGCTCGGATACACCAGCGCAGCAGTAAGAAAGACAGTCAAAACTGCAGGAAACCTCCTCAAAAGGTTCCATGAGTGGCTGGTGAAGAAGCGCTCAAGCTGA